Proteins from one Aspergillus nidulans FGSC A4 chromosome VIII genomic window:
- a CDS encoding uncharacterized protein (transcript_id=CADANIAT00001848), translated as MAIPRPSTPPEAPLEVTEISERSQSSRWLSRDDRIRILTLRDAGFTYQQISSQLGFTYRQVQYTCQNEQSTPRKPPGQRPKLSEEDMDNIITFISSSQRTRRLSYKRVIEELNLPCGETALARALKKRGYSRCKALRKPPLSDDTKRVRLAWALEHVNWTIEQWNRILWSDETWVTPGFHTRIWVTRRAGEELDETCIRLSTPKKRGWMFWGSFYGDTKGPCLFWEKEWGSINVESYCERIVPIIDGYLRLNRQQGNYLCLMHDGAPGHASKDTIAELHERSIYPISWPAFSPDLNPIEMVWNWMKDWIQERYPDDRQLSYDALREIVRASWDAVPTDFLKGLIGSMQARCQAVIEAEGGHTKY; from the coding sequence ATGGCTATCCCCAGACCTAGCACCCCTCCAGAGGCGCCtttggaggtgactgagatatctgaaaggagccaaagttCTAGATGGCTAAGTCGCGATGATCGGAttcgcattttgactctacgagatgctggttttacctatcaacagatctcttctcagcttggaTTTACCTATCGTCAGGTGCAATAtacctgccagaatgagcaatcTACTCCTCGAAAGCCTCCTGGTCAGCGCCCGAAGCtatcagaagaggatatggacaatatcattacctttatctcttcatcacaacgTACGCGCCGACTATCTTATAAacgagttattgaagaactaAATCTTCCCTGCGGAGAAACTGCACTTGCTCGAGCACTTAAAAAACGAGGCTATTCCCGATGCAAAGCTCTTCGAAAGCCACCTTTATCGGACGATACAAAGCGTGTACGTcttgcctgggcccttgagcatgtgaattggacaattgagcaatggaaTCGAATACTTTGGtctgatgagacttgggttactccaggcttccataccagaatctgggttaccagaagagcaggagaagagctagatgagACCTGTATTCGTTTGTCTACCCCCAAAAAGCGTggttggatgttttggggaTCATTTTATGGAGATACTAAAggcccttgccttttctgggagaaagaatggggctCTATCAATGTAGAGAGTTACTGTGAGCGAATTGTGCCTATTATTGACGGCTATCTTCGCCtgaaccgacagcaaggtaactatctttgtcttatgcatgatggagcacctggccatgccagcaaagatactatagcagagcttcatgagcgTAGTATCTATCCTATTAGttggcctgccttctcccctgaTCTGAACCCTATTGAGATGgtatggaactggatgaaagaCTGGATCCAAGagagatatccagatgaccgcCAGCTATCTTATGATGCCCTACGAGAAATTGTACGAGCTTCATGGGATGCAGTCCCTACAGACTTTTTGAAAGGCCTTATTGGGTCTATGCAAGCCAGATGTCAGGCAGTAATCGAGGCAGAGGGTGGCCATACAAAATATTAG
- a CDS encoding glycoside hydrolase family 1 protein (transcript_id=CADANIAT00001849) yields the protein MGSVDSPVLPSDFLWGFATASYQIEGAVDEDGRGPSIWDTFCKKPGKIAGGANGDVACDSYHRTHEDIDLLKQCQAKAYRFSISWSRVIPLGGRNDPINEKGLQFYVKFVDDLLAAGITPLVTLFHWDLPEELDKRYGGLLNKEEFVADYANYARIIFNALSPKVKYWITFNEPWCSSVLGYNVGQFAPGRTSDRSKNPEGDGSTEPWIVGHNILVAHGTAVKIYREEFKARDGGEIGITLNGDWAEPWDPENPADVEAAPRKIEFAISWFADPIYFGRYPESMIKQLGNRLPEWTPEEVALVKGSNDFYGMNHYCANFIRAKTSEPDPTDVAGNLELLLQNKAGEWVGPETQSPWLRPSPTGFRKLLKWLSDRYNRPKIYVTENGTSLKGENDLPLEQLLKDDFRVKYFEDYIHAMAEAYTYDNVNVRAYMAWSLMDNFEWAEGYETRFGVTYVDYENNQKRYPKASAKAMSEIFAKYIQNE from the exons ATGGGCTCTGTAGACTCCCCCGTTCTTCCTTCGGATTTCCTTTGGGGATTCGCAACTGCAAG TTATCAGATTGAAGGCGCGGTCGATGAAGATGGCCGCGGGCCTTCCATCTGGGACACTTTCTGCAAGAAACCAGGAAAAATTGCTGGCGGAGCCAATGGCGACGTGGCGTGCGACTCTTACCATCGTACCCACGAAGATATCGATCTGTTGAAGCAGTGTCAAGCTAAGGCCTATCGCTTCTCTATCTCTTG GTCCCGCGTCATTCCACTTGGAGGCCGAAATGACCCTATTAACGAGAAAGGCCTGCAGTTCTACGTCAAATTCGTGGACGACCTGCTAGCTGCTGGGATTACACCGCTTGTGACATTGTTCCATTGGGATCTcccggaagagctggacaaACGCTATGGTGGTTTGCTAAacaaggaggagtttgtCGCCGACTATGCCAACTATGCCCGTATCATTTTCAATGCACTGAGCCCGAAGGTGAAATACTGGATTACTTTCAACGAGCCATGGTGCAGCAGTGTCCTCGGCTATAATGTCGGCCAATTCGCCCCTGGCAGGACCAGTGATCGAAGCAAGAACCCCGAAGGTGATGGCTCCACAGAGCCCTGGATTGTAGGTCACAACATCCTTGTTGCCCACGGCACCGCCGTAAAGATCTACCGCGAAGAATTCAAGGCTCGTGACGGTGGTGAGATTGGTATAACTCTCAATG GCGACTGGGCTGAACCCTGGGACCCTGAAAACCCCGCGGACGTCGAAGCCGCTCCCCGCAAGATCGAATTCGCTATCTCCTGGTTCGCCGACCCTATTTACTTCGGCCGCTACCCAGAAAGCATGATAAAGCAACTTGGCAACCGTCTCCCGGAATGGACCCCGGAAGAAGTCGCGTTGGTCAAGGGTAGTAACGACTTCTACGGCATGAACCACTACTGCGCCAACTTTATTCGCGCCAAAACCAGCGAGCCGGACCCCACAGACGTCGCAGGTAACTTGGagctcctgctccagaaCAAGGCTGGCGAATGGGTCGGCCCCGAGACACAATCGCCCTGGCTTCGACCATCCCCGACAGGTTTCCGCAAGCTCCTTAAGTGGCTCAGCGACCGCTATAACCGCCCTAAGATATACGTCACCGAGAACGGGACCAGTCTGAAGGGTGAGAACGACTTGCCgcttgagcagctgctgaaggaCGATTTCCGCGTAAAGTACTTTGAGGACTATATTCATGCTATGGCTGAGGCGTACACCTACGACAATGTTAATGTTAGGGCTTACATGGCTTGGAGCTTGATGGA CAACTTTGAATGGGCCGAAGGTTACGAGACCCGCTTCGGCGTCACGTACGTCGACTACGAAAATAACCAGAAGAGATATCCCAAGGCAAGCGCGAAGGCCATGTCAGAGATCTTTGCGAAGTATATCCAGAATGAGTGA
- a CDS encoding putative MFS allantoate transporter (transcript_id=CADANIAT00001850) produces the protein MHEIKDVKVEAQDQPGIEKNNELESGIIQDIGAQLFAEGDQISAEELEREGVEVRKILDRRVMPIIYLTYCIQFLDKLSLNYASAYTLIPDLGLEGQRYSWVAAIYNFGYLAFALPSNLLLQRLPLAKYMGVSLLVWAGLVIAHVGAKNYAGMLILRFILGMAEACVSPCNKILLTGAVMSFTSMFYKRSEQPLRMAIWLSANGTATMVGALLGFGLGHVHNTSLESWKLIFLVIGLLNLVTGVLFLWLIPDSPSSAKFLTHRQRIVAVQRVSENMIGIKTKQFKFGQTLELVYDIKVLCILGMGISCGVINGGVSNFASSLIKGYGFSGIYATLLQLPTGAIEAVVVPICGLVSTYVRDSRCIVLAIVSLIPFGGLLGIRFTDLSHRWTLVGCTWLQYIIGAPVIISWNLLSTNIAGHTKRSIANGLWFTLYASGNVAGSNIFFANEAPRYFSALTGLLICYAGMILLAGVAYAVMKIENVRRDRKMTAEESIMRQDRAVLDGFKDMTDMESKDFRYAL, from the exons ATGCATGAAATCAAGGATGTGAAAGTTGAAGCACAAGATCAGCCCGGTATCGAAAAGAACAATGAGTTAGAGTCCGGAATAATACAAGACATTGGAGCGCAGCTCTTTGCGGAAGGTGATCAAATTTCCGCCGAAGAGCTCGAGCGTGAAGGTGTCGAGGTGCGCAAGATTCTTGACAGGCGCGTTATGCCTATT ATTTACTTGACATATTGCATTCAATTTTTAG ACAAGCTCTCGCTGAACTATGCGTCTGCATATACGTTAATACCCGATCTAGGCTTGGAAGGCCAGAGGTACTCATGGGTTGCTGCAATCTACAACTTCGGTTACCTCGCCTTTGCCCTACCTTcaaatcttcttcttcagcggcTGCCGCTTGCAAAATACATGGGAGTTTCGCTTCTGGTCTGGGCTGGGTTGGTAATAGCGCACGTTGGCGCAAAGAACTATGCCGGgatgctgatattgagatTTATTCTGGGAATGGCAGAAGCATGCGTAAGCCCTTGCA ACAAGATCTTGCTAACGGGAGCAGTGATGAGCTTTACATCCATGTTCTACAAGCGATCCGAGCAGCCGCTACGCATGGCCATCTGGCTCTCTGCAAATGGGACAGCAACAATGGTTGGAGCGCTACTCGGCTTTGGTCTGGGCCATGTGCACAACACATCTCTTGAAAGCTGGAAGCttatcttcctcgtcatcggcctCCTGAACCTTGTCACAGGGGTGCTTTTCCTCTGGCTCATCCCCGACTCTCCCAGCTCCGCCAAGTTCCTCACCCACAGACAGCGCATCGTCGCAGTTCAGCGCGTCTCCGAAAACATGATTGGCATTAAAACGAAGCAGTTCAAGTTCGGCCAAACCCTGGAGCTCGTATATGACATCAAGGTGCTCTGCATCCTAGGCATGGGAATATCCTGCGGCGTCATCAATGGTGGCGTCTCCAACTTCGCTTCCTCTCTGATCAAGGGCTACGGCTTCTCCGGCATTTACGCTACCCTCCTACAACTCCCCACAGGGGCAATCGAAGCCGTCGTCGTTCCCATATGCGGTCTCGTCTCCACATATGTCCGCGACTCACGCTGCATTGTGCTGGCTATCGTCTCCCTCATCCCCTTCGGCGGACTCCTAGGCATCCGCTTTACAGATCTCTCTCACCGCTGGACCCTCGTCGGCTGCACTTGGCTGCAATACATCATTGGTGCCCCCGTTATTATCTCCTGGAATCTCCTCTCCACTAACATAGCCGGACACACGAAGCGCTCTATTGCCAACGGCCTCTGGTTCACGCTATACGCGAGCGGGAACGTTGCGGGGTCGAACATTTTCTTTGCAAACGAAGCTCCCCGATATTTCTCCGCTTTGACCGGGTTGCTGATCTGTTACGCGGGTATGATTTTGCTCGCTGGTGTTGCGTACGCCGTTATGAAGATCGAGAATGTAAGGCGGGACCGGAAGATGACTGCTGAGGAGAGCATCATGAGGCAGGATAGGGCCGTTTTGGATGGGTTCAAGGATATGACGGATATGGAATCAAAGGATTTTCGTTATGCGCTTTAA